A genomic segment from Moorena sp. SIOASIH encodes:
- the pstB gene encoding phosphate ABC transporter ATP-binding protein PstB — translation MDCTTSSVEVQYPVLRAEKVSVYYGSFLAVKDVYLDIPKNQVTAFIGPSGCGKSTLLRCFNRLNDLIPGARVTGKITFHGENLYDKKFDNSIEEVRRRIGMVFQKPNPFPKSIYENIAFGARINGYQGDMDELVERSLQQAALWDEVKDKLRQSGLSLSGGQQQRLCIARALAIKPEVLLMDEPCSALDPISTLKVEELMHELKEKYTIVIVTHNMQQATRVADMTAFYNARATETGGKQGYLVEFNRTEVIFQNPKQEATRDYVSGRFG, via the coding sequence ATGGACTGCACAACTTCGTCTGTAGAAGTACAATATCCGGTTTTACGGGCTGAAAAAGTTTCCGTATACTATGGATCATTTTTAGCAGTCAAAGATGTCTATTTAGATATTCCCAAAAACCAAGTTACCGCCTTTATCGGACCGTCCGGTTGTGGAAAAAGCACCTTGTTGCGGTGTTTTAATCGCTTAAACGACCTGATTCCAGGAGCACGGGTGACAGGGAAAATTACCTTCCATGGCGAAAATCTCTATGATAAAAAGTTTGACAACAGCATTGAAGAAGTACGTCGCCGCATTGGCATGGTATTCCAAAAGCCAAACCCTTTTCCCAAATCCATTTATGAAAATATTGCCTTTGGAGCCAGGATTAACGGCTATCAAGGGGACATGGATGAATTAGTGGAGCGCAGTCTTCAACAAGCTGCCCTCTGGGATGAAGTCAAAGATAAACTAAGACAGAGTGGTCTGTCTCTATCTGGGGGTCAACAACAGCGTTTGTGTATTGCTCGCGCCTTAGCCATTAAGCCAGAAGTGTTGTTGATGGATGAACCTTGCTCCGCTCTTGACCCCATCTCCACCCTCAAAGTGGAAGAACTAATGCACGAGCTTAAAGAAAAATACACCATTGTTATCGTTACCCACAACATGCAACAAGCTACCCGAGTAGCAGACATGACAGCTTTCTATAACGCTAGGGCAACGGAAACAGGTGGTAAACAAGGCTATTTAGTAGAGTTCAATAGAACTGAAGTCATCTTCCAAAATCCTAAGCAGGAAGCCACCAGGGACTATGTTAGTGGGCGTTTCGGCTAA
- the pstA gene encoding phosphate ABC transporter permease PstA yields the protein MAQDLKPQGDDSGGYFNLALPKRYNFDKIFAFAAWVAIFFGLVILAVLLIDVFLDGLPRLNGQFITSPPSRKPDQAGIFPPLIGSVWLLVLTAIVSFPLGVGAGIFLEEYATDNLLTQIIEINIANLAAVPSIIYGLLGLQVFVRWLAPITNGRSILTGALTLSLLILPIIIVATRESLRAIPNSLRQAGYALGATRWQVIREHIFPLALPGILTGTILALSRAIGETAPLITIGALSFITRPPMNPQDPFTALPIQIYNWISRPQEAFHTNAAAGIVMLMVVLLVMNAGAIFLRNKFQSNR from the coding sequence ATGGCACAAGACCTAAAACCTCAAGGAGACGATTCCGGAGGTTACTTCAACCTGGCGCTACCCAAGCGCTATAACTTTGATAAAATCTTCGCCTTTGCTGCCTGGGTTGCCATCTTTTTTGGGCTAGTGATACTGGCAGTATTGCTAATTGATGTTTTTCTCGATGGTCTGCCCCGGCTCAATGGGCAATTTATCACCAGTCCTCCCTCCCGTAAACCAGACCAAGCTGGTATTTTTCCTCCCTTAATCGGTAGTGTGTGGCTGTTGGTGCTAACAGCAATCGTCTCTTTTCCTTTGGGAGTAGGGGCGGGTATTTTCTTAGAAGAATATGCCACTGACAACCTATTGACCCAGATTATTGAAATCAACATCGCTAACCTAGCTGCTGTACCTTCAATTATTTACGGCTTATTGGGTTTACAAGTGTTTGTCCGGTGGTTGGCTCCCATTACTAATGGTAGGAGCATACTAACTGGTGCCCTAACCCTGTCGTTGTTAATTCTGCCGATCATTATTGTTGCCACCCGTGAAAGTCTACGGGCAATTCCCAATAGTTTGCGTCAAGCGGGTTATGCCTTAGGAGCAACTCGCTGGCAAGTGATTCGAGAGCATATTTTTCCTCTCGCTTTACCTGGTATCCTGACAGGAACGATTTTAGCACTGTCAAGAGCAATTGGGGAAACTGCTCCTTTGATTACTATTGGAGCCTTGAGCTTCATTACCAGGCCGCCCATGAACCCACAAGATCCATTTACTGCACTGCCAATTCAAATTTACAACTGGATCTCCCGTCCCCAAGAAGCCTTTCACACTAACGCGGCTGCGGGAATTGTGATGTTGATGGTAGTGCTGTTGGTCATGAATGCCGGAGCAATTTTCCTGCGCAATAAATTCCAAAGCAATAGATAA
- a CDS encoding PstS family phosphate ABC transporter substrate-binding protein, translating to MLSQKNNLFSIALITSLAVGITSCGGSTPTATVKVDGSSTVFPISEAMAEEFQKANPGIQVTVGISGTGGGFKKFCAGETDISNGSRPIKASEIELCKKGGIEYIELPIAFDGLSVVVHKENNFASCLKTSELKKMWEPAAQDKIKNWKQIRPGFPDTKLGLYGPGTDSGTYDYFMENTVGKDASSRGDYTASEDDNLLVQGVSNDKGGLAFFGYAYYEENKDKLKLLKIDGGSGCVAPSTATIADGSYKPLSRPEFIYVKKEAATRPEVKAFVDYQLAAANSKLISEVGYVPMPEDIMMLVRKRFSDGTVGTVFANARKGSKVKQLLEK from the coding sequence ATGTTGTCTCAAAAGAATAATTTATTCTCAATAGCATTGATCACCTCCTTAGCCGTGGGGATTACCTCCTGTGGTGGTTCAACCCCCACAGCTACAGTTAAGGTAGATGGTTCCAGCACAGTATTTCCCATCTCTGAGGCAATGGCGGAAGAGTTCCAGAAAGCGAATCCGGGAATCCAAGTTACTGTCGGTATCTCTGGTACTGGTGGTGGATTCAAGAAGTTTTGTGCTGGAGAAACGGATATTTCCAACGGCTCCCGTCCGATCAAAGCATCAGAAATAGAACTTTGCAAGAAGGGAGGAATTGAGTACATCGAATTACCCATCGCCTTTGATGGACTCTCTGTAGTAGTTCACAAAGAAAATAACTTTGCTAGCTGCCTAAAAACTTCTGAACTCAAAAAAATGTGGGAGCCAGCAGCTCAAGACAAAATCAAAAACTGGAAGCAAATTCGTCCTGGTTTCCCTGATACCAAACTAGGACTTTATGGTCCAGGAACTGACTCCGGAACCTATGATTACTTTATGGAAAACACGGTTGGTAAAGACGCTAGCTCTCGGGGCGACTATACCGCGAGTGAAGATGACAATTTGCTTGTGCAAGGGGTATCGAATGATAAGGGTGGACTAGCCTTCTTTGGTTACGCCTACTACGAAGAAAACAAAGATAAACTCAAACTTTTAAAGATTGATGGAGGAAGTGGTTGCGTTGCCCCTAGCACAGCAACTATTGCCGATGGAAGTTACAAACCTCTATCTCGCCCAGAGTTTATCTACGTTAAGAAAGAGGCGGCAACTCGACCTGAAGTTAAAGCATTTGTAGACTATCAGTTGGCAGCAGCAAATTCCAAATTAATCTCAGAAGTTGGCTATGTTCCCATGCCAGAAGATATTATGATGCTGGTGAGAAAGCGTTTTAGCGATGGCACAGTTGGTACAGTCTTTGCTAATGCTCGTAAAGGCTCCAAAGTGAAACAGCTATTAGAGAAATAA
- the pstC gene encoding phosphate ABC transporter permease subunit PstC: MTTTPPSFESSDSEMFRPNRQLNKRVELVVKIVFATFAFVSVATTIGIVLTLIFETVAFFQEVSLWKFLTDTAWTPLFANPQFGIFVLISATFLTSVIALMVALPLGLLAAICLSEYASSDIRRWLKPALEILAGVPTVVFGYFALMVVSPFLKTFIPGLQGFNALSAGIVLGIAIIPMVASLSEDAIYAVPNSLRQGAYALGATKRETIIGVVIPAALSGIVASFVLAVSRAVGETMIVSIAAGQNPTLGLNPLVPVMTMTAYIVQVSLGDTPAGSLAYKTIFSVGMTLFLLTLALNIFSFWFVRRFREKYD, translated from the coding sequence ATGACTACCACTCCGCCATCTTTTGAGTCATCAGACTCTGAGATGTTTCGACCAAACCGGCAGTTAAACAAGCGGGTAGAACTGGTAGTAAAAATAGTTTTTGCTACCTTTGCCTTTGTTTCTGTCGCAACTACCATCGGCATTGTTCTAACCCTAATATTTGAAACAGTAGCATTTTTCCAAGAAGTATCACTCTGGAAATTCCTGACTGATACAGCATGGACTCCCTTGTTTGCTAATCCCCAGTTTGGCATTTTTGTGCTGATTAGTGCCACCTTCCTGACCTCTGTAATCGCGCTGATGGTGGCATTACCCCTGGGATTGCTTGCAGCTATCTGCTTGAGTGAATATGCATCTTCTGATATCCGTCGCTGGCTCAAACCTGCCCTAGAAATATTAGCAGGGGTTCCTACGGTGGTATTTGGTTACTTCGCCCTGATGGTAGTTAGCCCCTTCTTAAAAACATTTATTCCCGGTTTACAAGGATTCAATGCTTTAAGCGCTGGGATTGTTTTAGGAATAGCCATTATTCCCATGGTAGCTTCCCTCAGTGAAGATGCCATCTATGCTGTACCCAACAGTTTAAGACAAGGTGCTTATGCCTTGGGGGCAACTAAACGAGAAACCATCATCGGAGTAGTAATACCAGCAGCATTATCTGGAATTGTTGCTTCCTTTGTACTAGCAGTTTCCCGTGCTGTCGGTGAAACCATGATTGTTAGCATTGCTGCCGGTCAAAATCCCACCTTGGGACTGAATCCCCTAGTACCAGTGATGACCATGACAGCCTATATTGTTCAGGTTAGTTTAGGAGATACACCAGCAGGTTCCCTAGCCTACAAAACTATTTTTTCTGTAGGTATGACCCTGTTCTTACTGACCTTAGCCCTAAATATCTTTAGCTTTTGGTTTGTCCGTCGCTTTCGGGAGAAATACGACTAA